In Fusarium oxysporum Fo47 chromosome VII, complete sequence, the following proteins share a genomic window:
- a CDS encoding SUKH-4 immunity protein, whose protein sequence is MTTPPPLTRDMLELVFQPEELVTTPESALDGVTHPDTRHVLATLGIPVRDNPWFDMAEGLDQRLRPVGDWDWDLSDRYEQVPPGAERWISLALIPYDDIAFDPSTGTVWCLPQDADIRLMNSSLRSFVHFLYLLETERPHYDFQMEDSDAEFEPEASQDRTEEAMREVDPAALDNPQSSWYKVLTSMVDPEHHF, encoded by the coding sequence ATGACCACCCCTCCCCCCCTCACCCGCGATATGCTCGAGTTGGTGTTCCAGCCGGAGGAGCTCGTCACGACTCCCGAGAGCGCCCTCGACGGCGTGACCCACCCGGACACCCGGCATGTGTTGGCCACCCTGGGCATTCCCGTCCGAGACAACCCCTGGTTCGACATGGCTGAAGGCCTCGACCAACGGCTGCGACCCGTCGGGGACTGGGACTGGGACCTCTCAGACCGCTACGAGCAGGTACCGCCCGGGGCCGAACGGTGGATCTCACTGGCCCTGATCCCGTACGACGACATCGCCTTTGACCCCAGCACCGGCACGGTCTGGTGCCTGCCGCAGGACGCCGACATCCGCCTGATGAATAGTTCGCTGCGGTCCTTCGTCCACTTCCTCTACCTTCTCGAAACCGAACGACCGCACTACGACTTCCAGATGGAGGATAGTGACGCCGAGTTCGAGCCCGAGGCGTCCCAGGACCGCACCGAGGAGGCGATGCGGGAGGTGGACCCCGCAGCGCTGGACAATCCACAGTCCAGCTGGTATAAGGTCCTCACCTCCATGGTCGACCCCGAACACCACTTCTGA
- a CDS encoding carboxylesterase family protein, protein MTTLAALLALLCLSGQAISTPAPHRKHPVAITTNGSYYGTYNAEYDQDIFFGMPYAQPPVGDLRFARPQSLNTSWSGLRNATTPGFSCIGYGPESYMASPNHEDCLNLEVIRPAREEKPLPVLVWIHGGGFTEGSSTTSYYNTSFIVQRSQEIGQPIITVSINYRLAAWGFIWSDQIVEEGLTNLGLRDQRMALQWVQENIAAFGGDPSRVTIMGESAGSVSVNKQLLAFNGRNDGLFHQVISQSGPAAGQGPWERTPEKLGRATINVTEAVCLGAEDKLACLRQADFETLNNAINASLKVPAAGSLYGPVIDGEFVAGPSAQQLRDGNFPPVTYLIGSTNDEASYFVPLGINSDSDLHDVLSGVSMGLNFTTATAVMSAYGHNDNDLCLQGISNAQLNDTVGYQYRRLTTIMTDAIFKAGTHFTAEQWKSHSKSDVFVYNAHVPFSTVPQYRGSSHGFDLAYMFNNVNGSGWEGENPPWEGPNPLGGLPEPYLELAREMTGMWVGFVNTGVPRYSQQTAPEWPPYRGSDPQIYHFAAEPTHLNITVGKEQRISNMELMASLVY, encoded by the exons ATGACTACCCTCGCTGCGCTTTTGGCGCTCCTCTGCCTTTCGGGCCAAGCCATAAGCACGCCAGCCCCGCACCGTAAACATCCTGTCGCAATCACTACCAACGGCTCTTACTACGGGACCTACAACGCTGAATATGACCAGgacatcttcttcggcatGCCCTACGCTCAGCCACCAGTTGGTGACTTGAGGTTTGCCAGGCCCCAGAGTCTAAACACGTCCTGGTCTGGTCTTCGTAACGCTACCACGCCAGGATTTTCTTGCATCGGATATGGCCCTGAGTCATACATGGCGAGCCCTAATCACGAGGACTGCCTCAATCTCGAGGTCATCCGCCCAGCTCGCGAGGAGAAACCATTGCCTGTATTGGTGTGGATTCACGG AGGCGGTTTCACCGAAGGCAGCAGTACCACCTCGTATTATAACACTTCTTTCATCGTCCAGCGCTCTCAAGAAATTGGCCAGCCTATCATCACCGTGAGCATAAACTATCGCTTAGCGGCCTGGGGCTTCATATGGTCAGACCAAATCGTTGAGGAAGGGTTAACCAACCTTGGATTGAGGGATCAGAG GATGGCCTTGCAATGGGTCCAAGAGAACATTGCTGCCTTTGGAGGAGACCCTTCGCGAGTGACGATTATGGGAGAGAGCGC GGGATCTGTCTCTGTCAATAAGCAACTTCTCGCTTTCAATGGTCGGAATGATGGCTTGTTCCACCAAGTCATATCACAGTCCGGACCTGCAGCAGGTCAAGGTCCTTGGGAGAGGACCCCTG AGAAGCTTGGACGAGCTACCATCAATGTGACGGAGGCCGTCTGCCTGGGTGCAGAGGACAAGTTAGCATGTCTACGCCAGGCGGACTTTGAGACCCTCAACAACGCTATCAACGCCTCCCTCAAGGTCCCAGCTGCGGGTTCTTTGTATGGTCCTGTCATCGATGGCGAGTTCGTGGCCGGACCATCTGCACAACAACTGAGAGACGGGAACTTCCCGCCCGTCACCTATCTCATCGGTTCCACGAACGATGAAGCGTCATATTTTGTTCCTCTAGGAATCAACAGTGATAGCGACCTTCACGATGTTCTGTCTGGGGTTAGTATGGGCCTGAACTTCACTACAGCGACAGCAGTGATGTCGGCCTATGGCCACAACGACAACGACTTGTGTCTACAGGGAATTTCGAACGCGCAACTAAATGATACCGTGGGATACCAGTACCGGCGATTAACCACCATCATGACTGATGCCATCTTTAAAGCGGGCACGCATTTTACAGCTGAACAATGGAAGTCCCATAGCAAAAGCGATGTCTTCGTCTATAATGCTCACGTACCCTTTTCTACGGTACCGCAATACCGCGGTTCATCCCACGGTTTCGACCTGGCTTACATGTTCAACAACGTGAACGGATCAGGCTGGGAAGGAGAAAACCCTCCCTGGGAAGGCCCCAACCCACTCGGTGGCTTGCCAGAGCCATATTTGGAACTCGCCCGTGAAATGACTGGGATGTGGGTTGGGTTTGTCAACACAGGTGTTCCGCGATACTCTCAAC AGACCGCACCGGAATGGCCGCCGTACCGTGGATCCGATCCGCAAATCTATCACTTTGCTGCTGAGCCGACCCATTTGAATATCACGGTTGGGAAAGAGCAGCGGATCTCGAACATGGAGTTAATGGCCAGCCTGGTGTATTAA
- a CDS encoding Tannase/feruloyl esterase, with protein sequence MIFKQVLLVLSSLCLACSGSPLDQMHRALGNLFKDHANTTIIQVRHFDPDEYMLPIDPGSGQQKIIPIATNGATVVKLFVRTTGPAPAEPDPFSGTDVGVELWFPDPDTWTSRIINFVDDAFQGSPFVTLPDMSGLPMYPTIQYSEWASKMGFVAAISNGGHFSRYPFPSWYLPSVNTSYLLTADNQYNDEGWKNFAYQGNHIMAEVSKQISKEYYGKSHNSAYLAGCSTGGRQVYQIAQDIPEDYDGYLVSAPSFNGSYFYGSIAYDNIVVNNDLVPINETISEIQLEIVSQKAVAHHDTVITGQHDGYITEWQHNDYDPTKDPSVLRLEDGGHCNETWALSLTQAKALNKIWYGVTVDGSVPDVAEDNGMNLVRPTNQLYWGKARGSQLQFVNTLCQVPGLVWPLLFLNRTLGDPGYFEGGQNVWKDFSYKQFADYVKKAAEEDIDKKHLYNMDILNPDLRKIQSLGKKILVYHGTADYTSPVGHVALYYEESAEYTGGMIKTADFHRVFFVPGMTHCSLTSNQAGQAAIPFPSALELIGKLVAWVETGVAPDHIMATTPDEKKSRPICPYPKLPKYDGVGDVNSATSFSC encoded by the coding sequence ATGATCTTCAAGCAGGTGCTCCTGGTACTCTCGTCCCTCTGCCTGGCATGCTCTGGTTCGCCTCTGGATCAGATGCATCGTGCCTTGGGTAATCTTTTCAAGGACCATGCAAACACGACTATAATCCAAGTTAGGCATTTTGATCCTGACGAGTACATGCTGCCTATAGATCCAGGTTCTGGTCAGCAGAAAATTATTCCTATTGCAACAAATGGAGCAACGGTTGTTAAGCTCTTTGTTCGTACGACAGGCCCCGCTCCAGCGGAGCCCGATCCATTCTCAGGGACAGACGTCGGGGTTGAACTCTGGTTCCCGGATCCCGATACCTGGACTAGTCGAATTATCAACTTTGTCGATGACGCCTTCCAAGGAAGTCCATTCGTCACACTCCCAGATATGTCTGGACTGCCCATGTACCCTACTATCCAGTACTCGGAATGGGCATCGAAGATGGGTTTTGTGGCTGCTATCTCCAATGGAGGCCACTTCTCGAGATATCCCTTTCCATCATGGTACCTCCCGTCAGTCAACACATCATACCTTCTGACTGCCGACAATCAATACAATGATGAGGGCTGGAAGAACTTCGCTTATCAAGGCAACCACATCATGGCAGAAGTCTCCAAACAAATCTCAAAAGAATATTATGGCAAATCGCATAATTCAGCATACCTAGCTGGGTGTTCAACCGGCGGTCGCCAAGTTTATCAGATCGCTCAGGACATACCTGAAGATTACGACGGGTATCTCGTTAGTGCCCCGTCGTTCAATGGCAGTTACTTCTATGGCAGCATAGCCTATGATAACATTGTGGTGAACAATGATCTGGTTCCCATCAACGAGACTATTTCGGAAATCCAACTGGAGATTGTGTCTCAGAAGGCCGTGGCTCACCATGATACTGTGATCACTGGCCAGCACGACGGGTACATCACCGAATGGCAACACAACGATTACGATCCCACAAAAGATCCTTCCGTTCTGCGCCTCGAAGACGGCGGACATTGTAACGAGACATGGGCACTTTCACTTACTCAAGCGAAAGCCTTGAACAAGATATGGTATGGTGTTACCGTTGACGGCTCGGTCCccgatgttgcagaggacAATGGAATGAACTTAGTCCGTCCAACAAACCAGCTCTATTGGGGGAAGGCACGTGGATCACAACTTCAGTTCGTTAACACCTTATGTCAGGTGCCAGGCTTGGTCTGGCCTCTATTGTTCTTGAACAGGACTCTTGGCGATCCAGGGTATTTTGAGGGAGGACAAAATGTTTGGAAAGATTTTTCATACAAGCAGTTTGCGGACTATGTCAAAAAGGCAGCCGAGGAAGATATTGACAAAAAGCACCTCTACAACATGGACATCCTCAACCCAGATCTGCGAAAGATCCAAAGTCTCGGGAAAAAGATTCTCGTTTACCATGGTACGGCAGACTACACTTCACCTGTAGGACACGTTGCTCTTTACTACGAAGAGTCTGCTGAATATACCGGAGGAATGATCAAGACGGCGGATTTCCATAGGGTCTTTTTTGTGCCTGGTATGACGCACTGCTCCTTGACATCCAACCAAGCAGGGCAAGCTGCCATACCTTTCCCATCGGCGCTTGAGCTTATTGGGAAGCTGGTCGCTTGGGTTGAAACAGGAGTAGCGCCAGATCACATCATGGCTACAACGCCGGATGAAAAGAAGAGTCGCCCTATATGCCCTTACCCAAAGCTCCCCAAGTACGATGGTGTTGGGGATGTAAATAGTGCAACTAGCTTTTCCTGCTGA
- a CDS encoding major facilitator superfamily domain-containing protein, giving the protein PRGPLNWSRRRKLLSVTCMAVYMVMVGLSCSLVYSIIVPVAENTGLSVADLNAGTGYNYLAFGWGCLIWHPAAKQFGKRPIYLISLLLSIGATIAVPHVLSPGSWMATKILGGLAGGPLECLGEISIADVFCAHERGKFMAIYAFVLFAAGFLAPILAGFINDGMGWRWAQYWGAIWLAIGFLFCFFFMEETNFTRTSI; this is encoded by the exons CCGCGTGGTCCGCTTAACTGGTCGAGGCGGCGCAAATTGCTCTCGGTCACCTGTATGGCAGTCTATATGGTCATGGTTGGCTTATCGTGCTCATTGGTGTATTCCATCATCGTTCCTGTGGCTGAAAACACCGGTCTTTCTGTAGCAG ATCTCAACGCCGGTACCGGGTACAACTACCTGGCTTTCGGATGGGGCTGTCTGATATGGCACCCAGCTGCCAAACAGTTCGGGAAGAGACCTATCTATCTTATCTCACTGCTGCTGTCTATCGGTGCTACGATTGCCGTCCCCCACGTACTCAGCCCTGGCTCGTGGATGGCTACGAAGATTCTAGGAGGTTTAGCAGGCGGCCCTCTAGAATGTCTGGGAGAGATCTCTATTGCAGACGTGTTCTGTGCGCATGAGCGAGGAAAATTTATGGCTATCTATGCGTTTGTACTCTTCGCAGCCGGCTTCCTGGCTCCGATCCTCGCCGGATTCATCAACGATGGAATGGGCTGGCGCTGGGCTCAG TACTGGGGAGCTATATGGTTGGCTATCGGTTTCTTattttgcttctttttcatGGAGGAAACAAACTTCACGCGAACGTCCATA
- a CDS encoding beta-lactamase/transpeptidase-like protein, which produces MSSFEDTVHFFRHPQFDKKQPLPRVTLGAVNKDGSFHYTKTFGEDAFESLATDGVHFLASSTKLVTTIAVMQCVEKGLLNLDADVSDILPELKSLRILTGFDEQDKPTFRDSTKAITLRHLLTHSSGLTYLHMEPLLTRYDQLPEVEPRRRETLIEKFYTILVSEPGERWLYSPGIDWAGAMVERVTSMRLGDYMKRHIFDVVSVKDATFQLQEREDLRERMVNTWERVGEELRITKCPAADPVTDDLGGGGLYSTVPELLKIYHGLLSEKLLARETIDLMFQSHLHDAPGLQSQDEYSESYRNAIYNSIPSTTPTFRKLALLDWNAEYLLADIFCPVD; this is translated from the exons ATGTCGTCCTTCGAAGACACTGTCCACTTTTTTCGTCACCCTCAATTCGACAAAAAACAACCCCTTCCACGAGTCACTCTTGGGGCTGTGAACAAAGACG GCTCCTTCCACTACACAAAGACCTTTGGAGAGGATGCATTTGAGAGTCTTGCGACGGATGGAGTACACTTTCTCGCATCAAGTACTAAGCTTGTTACCACCATTGCTGTGATGCAATGCGTGGAGAAAGGACTGCTCAATCTCGACGCGGACGTTTCAGACATCCTGCCAGAGTTGAAGAGTCTTCGGATCCTAACCGGCTTTGATGAACAAGACAAACCAACTTTTCGAGACTCAACCAAAGCCATCACCCTGAG GCATCTTCTGACTCATTCGAGCGGTTTGACCTACCTCCATATGGAACCCCTCTTGACCCGTTACGACCAGCTCCCAGAAGTTGAGCCTCGACGTCGCGAAACGCTG ATAGAGAAGTTCTACACAATTCTAGTGTCAGAACCCGGTGAACGTTGGCTATACTCCCCAGGTATCGACTGGGCCGGCGCCATG GTTGAAAGAGTCACTTCCATGAGGCTAGGAGACTACATGAAACGCCACATATTCGACGTCGTGTCTGTCAAAGACGCCACTTTTCAATTGCAAGAACGTGAAGACCTGCGAGAACGCATGGTAAACACTTGGGAACGAGTGGGAGAAGAACTGAGAATCACAAAGTGCCCAGCCGCAGACCCAGTCACCGATGACCTCGGAGGCGGTGGCTTGTATTCTACTGTGCCcgaacttctcaagatctACCATGGTCTTTTGAGCGAGAAGTTGCTGGCCAGGGAAACAATCGACTTGATGTTCCAGTCTCATCTTCATGATGCGCCCGGTCTCCAAAGTCAAGATGAGTATTCCGAATCCTATCGCAATGCCATTTACAATTCGATTCCTTCTACAACGCCG ACGTTCCGAAAACTCGCTCTCCTGGACTGGAATGCCGAATATTTACTGG CTGACATCTTCTGCCCAGTGGATTGA
- a CDS encoding uncharacterized protein (expressed protein), producing the protein MSIWHGRCGWRACRMARPSFSSLPGLHDSIGKDIPGVQWRKSDIYLRNDYRTSLYRPSKQFQHVDTLTPDPAMTIRERQHTGQQSRDECITRAVTRMTILPTALGLARQLVKTDRHLASALALARERDLAWAEQRRQTQKGSATFSQPVTSPVQVSLLPNVSAPGEEQCEQHDLSDASSRSNAVETIPNPPILGDPAPSVDALFARVNSFAKTRSFGVIKAHGMIRPGQRSRYVLQCHRYGLRGREGVLAFGNESLESRGAYGRLLPRPCQRTVFSGLCDTSQMRNTATTIITPVPMPPLTQFIDDLLAL; encoded by the coding sequence ATGTCAATATGGCACGGAAGGTGTGGGTGGCGTGCCTGCAGGATGGCTCGACCATCATTTTCCTCCCTGCCTGGACTTCACGATTCAATCGGCAAAGATATTCCAGGTGTTCAGTGGCGAAAATCAGACATATACCTCCGGAACGATTATCGCACGTCCCTGTATAGACCAAGCAAACAGTTCCAACACGTTGACACACTGACACCAGACCCGGCCATGACCATACGGGAAAGGCAGCACACCGGTCAACAGAGTCGAGACGAGTGTATAACGCGAGCCGTAACGAGAATGACGATCCTCCCGACTGCCTTAGGATTGGCTCGCCAGCTGGTAAAAACAGACCGTCACCTCGCCTCGGCACTTGCGTTAGCCCGCGAAAGGGACCTTGCCTGGGCCGAACAAAGACGTCAAACGCAAAAAGGCAGTGCGACTTTTTCACAGCCAGTCACAAGCCCTGTCCAGGTCTCATTGCTTCCGAACGTGTCTGCTCCGGGCGAGGAGCAGTGCGAGCAGCACGACTTGTCCGATGCCAGCTCGAGGTCCAACGCAGTCGAAACAATCCCAAACCCACCAATCCTGGGTGATCCAGCTCCGTCGGTTGATGCCCTTTTTGCTAGGGTTAACAGTTTTGCGAAAACCCGTAGCTTCGGTGTTATCAAGGCTCATGGTATGATTCGACCTGGACAGCGAAGTCGATATGTCCTCCAATGCCATCGGTACGGGCTCCGCGGCCGGGAAGGGGTGCTGGCCTTCGGAAACGAAAGTCTCGAAAGTCGGGGTGCCTATGGAAGATTATTGCCGAGGCCCTGCCAGAGAACGGTTTTCAGTGGACTCTGCGACACTTCCCAGATGCGGAACACCGCCACCACAATCATAACCCCAGTACCGATGCCGCCGCTCACCCAGTTCATCGACGACTTACTAGCCCTGTGA
- a CDS encoding FAD dependent oxidoreductase: protein MFPSIDGMSSFWRSQEGELDTHRSTSQLPSQCDIVVVGAGYSGAATVTQILSKCGGKTPSILVLEARQLCSGATGRNGGHLKPDSYYSISRIANEYGIEAATELANFEFANVDAIANYVREEDVDCDFVLTRAIDVQLSASHQEKLRTGYNSLVEQGVEATKRTYCAPDKFAESLSGVKGAKGYFSYTAGHLWPYKLIHHMFRNAINKGVNVQTNTPVQTVSSSRDTNGYWTISTDREAVKARQVIMTTNAYTAALLPEYKGKIVPYRAICSRIKTPGKPPLLNNSYSLRFNDWDFDYLIPRPDGSIIVGGARQAYIRHLGDWYGNTNDKELIERARHYFDGYMQRHFAGWENSGAYVDDIWTGIMGYSSDRIPRVGPIPGRPGMFIMGGFTGHGMPQVFLCAKGLADMVLHNTKFEATGIPRIFEESEKRLWDKRDRILEMYKEPLETFESRL from the exons ATGTTTCCCTCGATCGATGGCATGAGCTCCTTTTGGAGAAGCCAGGAAGGCGAACTTGACACACATCGATCCACAAGCCAGCTTCCAAGCCAGTGCGacattgttgttgttggagctGGCTACTCTGGAGCGGCTACAGTCACCCAGATTCTGTCCAAATGCGGTGGCAAGACCCCCTCGATCCTGGTTCTAGAGGCGCGGCAACTTTGCTCTGGGGCCACTGGACGAAATG GAGGACATCTCAAACCCGACTCGTACTACTCAATATCGCGAATTGCTAATGAGTACGGCATCGAAGCTGCCACTGAGCTTGCAAATTTCGAATTTGCCAATGTGGATGCCATCGCCAACTATGTTCGGGAGGAAGACGTCGATTGCGACTTTGTCCTTACCCGAGCCATCGATGTTCAGCTCTCGGCATCACACCAGGAAAAGTTAAGAACTGGGTACAACTCACTGGTGGAACAAGGTGTTGAGGCAACCAAACGCACGTACTGCGCCCCGGACAAATTTGCAGAGAGT CTCTCGGGTGTTAAAGGAGCTAAGGGCTATTTCAGCTATACTGCAGGGCATCTATGGCCATACAAACTTATCCACCATATGTTTCGGAACGCGATCAACAAGGGAGTTAACGTCCAAACGAATACACCGGTACAAACCGTTTCTTCGAGCCGTGATACAAATGGGTATTGGACAATATCAACAGACCGAGAGGCAGTCAAGGCCAGACAGGTAATCATGACCACAAATGCTTATACTGCCGCTCTTCTCCCTGAGtacaagggcaagattgTCCCTTACCGAGCTATTTGTAGTCGGATCAAGACGCCTGGTAAACCGCCATTACTAAATAACTCTTACAGCCTACGCTTTAATGATTGGGATTTCGACTATCTGATCCCAAGGCCTGATGGAAGTATTATTGTTGGCGGGGCCCGCCAGGCATATATCAGGCATCTAGGGGACTGGTACGGAAACACCAATGACAAAGAGTTGATCGAGAGAGCCCGACACTATTTTGATGGTTACATGCAGAGGCATTTTGCCGGCTGGGAGAACAGTGGTGCttatgttgatgatatttgGACAGGCA TCATGGGCTATTCTTCTGATCGGATTCCCCGTGTTGGTCCTATTCCTGGCCGCCCCGGAATGTTCATCATGGGTGGGTTTACGGGACACGGCATGCCCCAGGTATTTCTCTGTGCAAAGGGACTGGCTGATATGGTGCTACATAACACAAAATTCGAGGCGACTGGTATTCCAAGAATCTTTGAAGAATCAGAGAAACGGCTTTGGGATAAGAGAGATCGGATTCTGGAAATGTACAAGGAGCCGCTGGAAACGTTTGAGTCGAGGCTCTAA
- a CDS encoding peptidase M24, structural domain-containing protein, which yields MSGTQVVSADQDKALRLLDAQNKALVLFNDIERDLLRKGVSEKQLSDEIHHLGNVRYGIKTHWHKRVVRSGPNTLKPYSESLTDRIIEDDDILFVDLGPLFETWEADFGRTYVLGNDPNKLKLRDDLHIIWRRVKEAFWENSKMTGDELYAIASREAKQAGYVFGAEIAGHLVGSFPHERIPRDKVSLYVMPGNTERMTQKGKDGLQRHWILEIHLHDYKRGFGGFMEQLLTINEEGVPEATAHE from the coding sequence ATGAGTGGTACACAAGTCGTCTCTGCCGACCAGGACAAAGCATTACGACTCCTCGACGCCCAAAACAAAGCGCTGGTTCTGTTCAATGACATCGAGCGAGATTTGCTGCGCAAAGGGGTCAGCGAGAAGCAGCTAAGCGACGAGATTCACCACCTCGGGAATGTTCGTTATGGAATCAAAACACATTGGCACAAAAGAGTCGTTCGAAGCGGTCCAAACACTCTCAAACCATACTCAGAGAGCCTCACTGATCGCATCATTGAGGATGACGACATTCTTTTCGTCGACCTTGGGCCGCTATTCGAAACCTGGGAGGCTGACTTTGGCCGCACCTACGTACTGGGAAATGATCCAAACAAGTTGAAACTTCGCGACGACCTTCACATCATCTGGCGCAGAGTGAAGGAGGCGTTCTGGGAGAACAGCAAAATGACGGGAGACGAGCTGTATGCGATAGCAAGCCGCGAAGCAAAACAAGCTGGCTACGTCTTCGGAGCTGAGATTGCTGGGCATCTAGTAGGATCCTTCCCTCATGAGCGCATACCGCGCGACAAGGTCAGCTTATACGTCATGCCGGGGAACACAGAACGCATGACACAGAAGGGAAAGGATGGATTGCAACGGCACTGGATCCTGGAGATTCATCTTCACGACTACAAAAGGGGGTTTGGAGGCTTTATGGAGCAACTACTCACAATTAATGAAGAAGGCGTTCCGGAAGCAACTGCACATGAATAG
- a CDS encoding major facilitator superfamily domain-containing protein: GTVIYPRKTYLQKLKLFDNVQPIHHFWSMVLRPLRLLSYPVIIYCGFSYGCSLIWYSVLNGTASVVLSSPPYNFSASYVGLTYISPMIGVGVGSLIAGNFGDVVVIWLARRNKGTWHSEYRQWLNLIMVVLLPGSLLLWGLGAEHGIHWFGLVFAMGLIGCCIAMGAHLSLSYCIDTYTDFGADAVVATMCIRNTMGFAIGYGITPWTENLGYQNAFLVAAAAGLLQVLTFLIMVKWGPQIRERSTDRYRRDVDRATELEITH, from the exons GGCACTGTGATTTATCCTCGAAAGACATATCTCCAGAAGCTGAAACTGTTCGATAACGTGCAGCCAATCCACCATTTCTGGTCAATGGTCTTACGCCCCCTACGTCTACTATCTTATCCCGTCATCATCTACTGTGGTTTCTCATACGGATGTTCACTTATCTGGTATTCTGTGCTCAACGGTACAGCATCTGTTGTCTTGAGCTCCCCGCCATATAACTTCAGCGC ATCCTACGTCGGACTCACCTATATTTCCCCTATGATCGGTGTTGGCGTCGGCAGTCTGATCGCTGGCAACTTTGGCGACGTTGTTGTCATTTGGCTTGCTCGCCGTAACAAAGGAACATGGCACTCGGAATATCGGCAGTGGCTGAACCTCATTATGGTCGTCCTTCTCCCTggctctcttctcctctgggGCCTCGGGGCAGAACATGGAATCCACtggtttggtttggtctTCGCTATGGGACTCATCGGGTGTTGTATTGCTATGGGGGCACATCTTTCGCTCTCTTACTGCATTGACACCTACACGGATTTCGGCGCCGACGCCGTGGTTGCTACGATGTGTATCAGGAACACTATGGGCTTCGCGATAGGTTATGGCATCACACCGTGGACCGAGAACTTGGGATACCAGAACGCCTTCCTGGTCGCAGCAGCTGCCGGTCTTCTTCAGGTCCTCACATTCCTGATAATGGTGAAGTGGGGTCCTCAGATCCGGGAGCGCTCAACTGACCGTTACCGCCGTGACGTGGACAGGGCGACAGAGTTAGAGATTACTCATTGA